A segment of the Meriones unguiculatus strain TT.TT164.6M chromosome 10, Bangor_MerUng_6.1, whole genome shotgun sequence genome:
GGTTAATGTCTGTGTTCACTATTTAGTATTTCACTTGGAAATATCAGCCTcaataatgatttttaaaggaAGTGGAAGAAGTGGTCATTAATTCCTTTTCAAGCCAGTATGTTTGATGAAGAAGTAACTTATTATTGGCATTACTAATGACAGATTAAATTTGTCATAAGTGATCAGATCCCTAGAGAAAAGGGTATAGCTCAAAGGAGGAAAATCTGTGTTTAGTTacacctttaaaaattaaaaaaaaccatttttatttattttatgtgtatgggtattttacaTGTATGGCTCTGTAGCACAAGCATTcatggtgccctcagaggtcagaagaggggattagatcccctgggactagagttccaatagatggttgtgggtcaccatgtgggtatcaggaattgaacctgggttctcaggAAGAACAGGtagtactcttagccactgaaccatttctccagcctccatcTTATTCCCTTTAATTATCTGTTTCTCAAGGACTTAAGTCTTTTTCAAGCGGGTGGTATTCAGCTTCTTTTTAATATAAGCAACTTACGCCAAAGCAAAGAAAATTGTAACATCAGGTGTAAAAGTAGGACATCTTTCATAAGCTATATGGACTCAAACTAACTCACCAAGTCAAGTACTTTGCACAAACTCTCTGTACATGTTCTGCCCAGGAAGaaattagcacacacacacacacacacacacacacacacacacacacccctttctaTGTAAGAAAACATTTCTGACTTCCCAAGAGTCAACTTAGGCTCAGGATAGGTTATCTCATGCTAGTCTGAAAATCCAGCATGGGAAGAgtggattattttttttcagtttttaccatataaagaaaatattgtttcctttatttctgttacATATAATTACTGGTTGCTCTATATTTGAAGTTATGTAGTCCAAGTTCTCTTACAGATATTTTTCCAGTGCAATTATCcagaaaacaacaagaaaactcaCAAAGCACCAGTATGACTAGCAGAAGACATGCTCAAGACTCATCACTTCCAAATGGCTTATATATTGCAATTTGTTTAATCTATACCAGGAGGCCCGTAGAGCTCAGTTGGTTGCTCATATTTGTAATTGACTGATAATATAAAtttgcatattttaattttatctgttaCTCTGGGGAAGAGTAGATTATTAAGTTCAAATTAGACTAATAAGCAAGTGAGTGAATGAGTATCTATGAGTGAGTTAAAGAATAGAGGAATAGACAACAATTTAGAAATCAGTTGCACCTGTTTGTATAATTCTTTGCTGCATTCCGGTCACCTGTATCTTTTTTGTCTGTCTTTGCAGAATAACAACTTCCAAGCATCAAAACCTACATTCACCAGATGTGTAGAATTTCTAATCAGGGCTAAcagttttcttttccctttgttcTTCCATAGATGAGGTTAGTCAAGCAAGTCTCTCAACAGTTTAAGAGACCAGGCCCTGGGCTTATTTTCCTCACTTCTGCAGATGAGATTGTCAGGATACATACTCCCCATATTGTTGGCTACCAGAAATTAACTGTGCTTGTAACGGTGGCTTCCCAAACTCCCAGGGACATGTACTTACACACTCACCCCCTGAAATGTGATAACGAATGGATCACAGAATGAGCCTGGCAGcccagcacacaaacacagtcaTTAGTACATGTGGATCACAGAATGAGCCTGGCAGcccagcacacaaacacagtcaTTAGTACATGTGGATCACAGAATGAGCCTGGCAGcccagcacacaaacacagttATTAGTACATGAAGCACATGTTTATTAGTGGGGTAAATAGGCGACCAGTTTAGAAAGGACTGTAGGGAAAGGGATTGAGACATCAGCTCTGGCTAGAGCTCTAGAAGAAGCCTGATACACCGTTGTTTTGTAATTTGGAATGGATAAGGCCATAATTATGATCAATAAAGATACTGGAGAGGCTGAATTTTCTCTCATGGCCACTTGGGAGACATCATATAGAAGAAgccttggaggaaaaaaaaagagtgcataTAATAAGGAGTTTGATGTGGAGTCTTACAATGCTGCTTCATTGGACATAGGTAGAAGGATGGGAAATCTTGGAGCCAGTGGGAATAGGAGCAGGAGGAATGCAAGGCTCCAGCTAGTGGCCTGGGTAGTGGTTTCCAGTCCATCCTTACTTCTGTTTACACTTAGTAACTTGCTGGGCAGAAGGACACTTGTGCTGAGCTGGGCTAGCAGTGCTCTTCTCTGGGCATTGTTTCTTGGCCTGAGGAGTACATGGATCCTTGGTTTTGGGAACACAGGCCTCTTGACATTGGGTAGGAGGTGGCTGACAGGGCTGCTTCACCTGCTGCTGCTGGGCTTGAGGCgcacactgctgctgctgctgggaagGCATGATCCAGGAACAGGCGAGTCTGGAGGAGACCTACGAAGACACCATGAGAAGGGTCCCATGTGCATCCTCCCATCTGTGTCATCAAGGAGTACTTTCCTCCAGGACCCAAAGAGAATTAACAGCATCAGGTAATGAACTGCTCATATGCTTCCACTGTGATATTCCTCTATCACTCTCTTCCTTATGTGTTATTCTGAGTTCCTATCTTTCTTCATCCTCCCATGGACTCTGGACTTAACTGAATACATGACTGGTTTATTGGTTTTACCAAAAATAAGGCAGAGTATTGAGTTCAAGAATAAAAAGCAGTTCagtatttttacaaattcaaggTGTGGGTCTGGCTAATGCCAGTCGTCTAAGTTAGGTGATGCAGATACATGAGGATAATGAAAAGAACAGTGTCTGTTTCCAGGAAACAGTGTCAGGGGATGTAAACAATGGGTGTAGAAAATAGGTGAACATGTAGTAGGGAGGCCTGGGTGCTAATCTCCACTCCACCTTAATATGCTAAGAAGAATCATAGTATATGGCTGTGGGATAGAAGTTTCAGCTCTCCATGGAGAACTGGAGAACACTATGGCTCAGTGTTTTATCCAGAAAGAGTTTGGTTCTAAGAAAAGATTACTAGACTCAGGGATGAGCTCTAGATGCAAATCCGTCACTAACTGGCTAGTCATACTTCCATGCTCTTAAAGGATGGTGAGTGTCTGGAAGTTCTCTGAGGCCTTCCATCTCAGATGGATGAATGTCTGGTTTTCTTTGCACTCAGCATTCCTCACcttacaaattaaaaatggggagtATAGGTCCTAGATAGTAGAGCCGTGGAAAAGAAGAATAAGATATGGGGTGTCACAGCATGAAACACAGTAGTTTTGTGAATCTGAGAGCAAAGCTTTAGCTTTCTGTCATGGGCAACCAGCAGATGAGAGCATGGACATGCTATAGAGAAGACCCAGAGTTACTATGAAATGCCACAGCTCTATGCGCACTCGTTCCAATGAGAAAATCTCCCTCAAATAAGGAAATAAGTCACACCTATCTGTGGCACAGGATGAAGACAATGTTTCCTAGGTGATAATTGCTATGATGTATAATTGTCATGAGGCTAAGTCACTCTTCTAGTTACCCAAGGACAGGAGAGGAACTTGGCCTTGCAGCTTAaggtagaagaagaaagaaaggacctGGGAGTGCAGAGGCATCCCTACTTACCAGAGGCTGCGAGCTGGACCCCAGGTGAGAGGGCTGAGAGTAGATCCATATGCAGCCGCTCCTGGAAAGCTTATAAGGGGCCCCAACCTGCCCCAGGCCCTTGGTGTGGCCCTGATAATCACCTCCCAGGCAATTCCTCGCCCACTTCTCCCACCTGCACTTCCTACAGAGACTCGCTTTACTGGCctcttttgattaaaaaaaaaaaaaaaagcaacaacaacgaAAACCCACCCACCTGATGTTTCCAACACTCTGAATCTCCATAGCTGAGCTAAAGGTGCtggcttgtatgtatgtataggtgtgtgtgtttttccatatatatgaatgttttgcctgcatatatgtctgcccGGTGACCATGGCAATGGATCCCCTAGGACTGGGATCACAGAGAGTTGTGATCTgctctgtgggtactgggaacaaaACCTATGTCATCCAGAAGAGTCAGCAGTCGTCTTAACTGTCTGAGATTCACTATGTGGGTACTGAGAGCAgagcccgggtcctctggaagaagagttGGTACTCTTAACTAGCTCAACGCATGGTATTTAAGACCTAAACACATAGCAAATGTGAGAAATTGTAGACTGAACAGTCTAATAAATGTCGAGGAAGATGACATGGAGGATGAGATAGGTTTTGGGGACAATTGTGACAAAAATATGAACATCTCCTTTCCTGCTAATTGCTACTATTTGTGAAACATCATCTTGTCATGAGACcattattatttcatttcatgtTTATAATCCCTCTAGTCTAGACAAATGCAATTGTCACTATCTTGCAGATGGGGATGAGAAACATTATATGGGCAGTAGGTGGTCAAgacaggatttgaactcaggtctgagTGACTCAAAGAACTTTGATTTTTACATAttaaagagggagaagaaacctAGCCACAGATGGCCTCCATCCCTCTCTGTTCCTGAATTTCAAGCTCAGGTGTTTCCAGATCCAGGGAGGCTATTTGCCTGCAACCTGAGCCCTTCCCTGTAACCGGAGTCACAGAAGGTAGGAGCCATGCTGACAGTattgctcctccctccctccagccatCCGGATGTGGCTGTTCACGGGTGTTAGTAAAAGCCTcacagggagggagggcttgaTCCCTGCGGTAGGCTTGTCCCACAAAATATAAAGTCCAAATTCATGTTAGAATCTTCTAGAGTATGTCTCCCATATAGTATGAGATATGCTAAAATTATTGTTTTTCTGGAGAATAAATTTCACTCgactgtctctttcttttttgataaaGGCAGCAAACCTTAGGAACCTTTTCAGGTGGGAGAAAGGAGAGCTGGTCCTCCACTTGCCCATCACACTTGAATGAAGGAAAGCAGGGTTGTTGTGGCTGATGATCCCACCCCTGCAGGTTAGCCATCCCAAGCTTTAGGTTTCTCCTCAAGACATATCCCTTGGTGTTCTCCCTATGCCCAGGCGAAGTAAAAAGCTCTGTGATGAGTGATAGGAGTACCACAACCACTTAATCCTTTTGCTTCACTTAATCCTCATGACAATTCAGTTGTGTCATGAAAACCTGATTTTACAGTTCAAAGAAACCGTCTCAAATAAGTTAAATGCCCTGCTTAACAACCTCAGCTAGTAGGGGTGGGGCCAGGTGGGATCCTGGTCCCAGCTTCCACTACATCACAGCAGCCAACATCTCTGCAGGGGACCAATGACTGCCCTCATGTGAGGACCATGATAAATGAATTTTTCTGAGCTTAGCatcacatgcaaacaaaatagCTTATAGCTCAACTTTGTTTTGAAGTTAACTCTTCTCTTAATCTGTCTTTCCAGGCCAGGtcttcacttcctcctcctcgACGGGCTATCAATGTTAAGAATGTGATATTCTGGGTTCCAGATTCCAGTCACTACATTCCATTTTCAACCCCCTCACTCTGCTTCCCAGCTTCCTCTGCACTCTTTGCTTCAACCCTCCCACCCTTCTGTGCTCTTCCTGATGTAAACTTCATGAAAAATATACAGCAGGAGGCATTTGGCAGGATCATAGCTCAAGGAATATCCACAAACCTGGCACCTTCGAGGCAtgattgtgtatatgtgcatgtgtgtgtgcgtgcacacatagTCTTCATCTTACATCATATTCACCCACAGGACTCCTTATAGTGGGCTTTATTATTCCCATCCTATCATTTGCCTTCTTATCCATAAACAAATTGGTTAATTATTGTCAAAGTTTGTCTAGTGATAGCAACTTGGCTTGTAACACAACCATCATCTCAGAGGCTACCGGGGGAGACGGGAGTTAAATGTGACAGCTTCAAAGGGGCATATCTGGTACATCACAACTATCCAAGCCACCGTCCACCCCGTGTGCATTGAACATGTTACACCTTTCTGAACCTTGGCATTTGGCTCCCTTGTTAGCTGGATTATCTCAATACTGCAGAGAGGAAAAGTGAGACTTAGAATGAGGACATGCTCTGCCCAAGGCCACACAAAGTTTAGTGGGAAAGCCAGGGttggatcacaggttttctgAGTTCATGGCTGTCTTCATCTGTTGAATGACTGAGCCCCTATAACCAGCACAGCAGAGGGTTCATTGAGAATAAATCAGAAAGCAGATCTGGTGGGCCCTGCCTCTTCTTGCCCCAGTCTCTCCTGGCTTCTTCTCTGGCACTCATGGGTTCAGCTCATCAAGTCTGTCATTTCCCTTCCTCAAAGACATCCTAACTAATTCTTGTCCCTGCACTGAGAGGTATAGATATATTTTCTCAATCATTAAGCCTAAAGCAGTTCCATACAAAGTGCTCCCAAGTCTATGGGGAAAGATAATTTTGTTCTATACATGAGAAAATTGTGTTTCTCATGGTGTCCTGACCCTGAGTCCTTCCAGGAGAGCTGATCCAAGTTTTCAAAAGTTGCCATGACTGGTTTTTTAACACACTAACCTGCCGGGGCAGTGGATTATTTTCTCAAAGGAGGAGGGGAGACTCCCTGGCACCCCAGGAAATCACCCCATGTAATCAAACCCCTCCAGGCAGGGCAGGCCCTGAGAAGCTGTGCAATGTCAACTCTTCCTCCCAGCTCTACTCCCACTGGCCCAGTCTAACCATGAGACTGTCATGTGGCCCATCCAGAGTCTTACACCTGCTCTCTCATCAACTAAGTACCACGCATTACTGAACCTAGGAAGCTAGGTCTTGTTTCTAACAGCTCTAAGGAGCAGGTAACTGGGAACAGGTGTGTGCTTATGACTCTGTCAGGGAGGTGAGGATATAAGTAAGACTCATTTTTTAAGGTGAGTCAAAACTTGAGAAACTCCAGCCCCACCCTGCAGGTGAACAACGGGGCGACCGGGGAACAGAGACTTTGGCATGGGAGCCTCCTTGTGAAGAGATGCCAGCCATTTTACCCTCCATTCAGGTGCATCTCCAGTTTGACTCAGGGCTTATGGGTAAAAATGTTGTTGGGTCCCCATATAGAGGAAAGTGGAATATATTCATTAAGCTTTTTCCAAAAATGAGACAGGAGCAATAAAAAGCTCCTGGTCATAATGTGTTCTTTCCAGAGATGCTTGGCAGATGACAGTGGCAGGGGGAGGAGATACAGTTCCTCCATTTCAGCTGTCTTCCCAGTACAGTTAAAATTTAAACTTGAGCAAGTGACAACTCATCTTCACCGTCACAACCATGTCACACTTGCTCTATCTTAATTTCTGGTTGACACGTAACCAACAGtcatcatttaaaacattttagtttCGAGTTTCCAGTTTCTACCTTCACTAATTACCTGTCTGCGAACACTACTGAGGATGCTACTTACAAAAACTTCTGGCCTTTACATAAATAGGAGAAATCATTCTACCCTCTAATTTGTATGTTTTAAAGTAAGACACTTCACTGTTGGTGCTAGGTATTCTGAGTGATGGTATGGAAAATAGAAGAGTGAGACAAAGActtaccctctctctctccacctgtcATGGTATATGAAATATTTCTAGAAGACCTGAGACAGTATTAATTGTATTAAGGGAGAGGGGAGCAAGCTTTGCGCTTGGTAAAAGGCTAATTCCAATAGTATGCTCATAGAAGGCCAGCACAGGAGTCCACACTCTGGAGAGGAAGCAGTGTCTCTGGGAAGACTGCCAGCACAAGCCTAGTGGAGCTAAggctcctctctttcctgtgatGGAACTCTCTAAGAGTTTTCCATGGGAGGGGGGACACCTCCCCAGGGGTTGGTGGAGGCTTTTCTCTTAATCAAACCTCATTGGCTGTGAGATCTGGGCATTCTGTAACTTTCCCAAGACTCAGTGTTCCagttttcattccttccttcgttccttccttcgttcctttcttccttccttcctacctttgctttcctttcctttcctttccttccttccttccttccttccttccttccttccttccttccttccttccctccttccttccctccttccttcccttccttccctccttccttcccttccttccttccctccttccttcccttccttccttccctccttccttcccttccttccttccctccttccttcccttccttccttccctccttccttcccttccttccttccctccttccttccctccctccctccctccctccctccctccctccctccctcctccttcttccttccttccttccttccttccttccttccttccttccttccttccttccttccttcctttcttccttcctttccttcttacaacttattcactttgtatcccagctgtaacccccacccttatctcctcccagtccctccctccctctttccctgctATGTCCCTCCCCTTAACATGAGAGTTTGAAAGTTGTAAACTTATCCCTGGGCCCTCCTTGAGCATTAATGGTCACTATCTCTGATTAAGTAGGGTTAATGGTGAACTGAAGGAAACAAAGGTGAGTTCAGGGTCAACAGGAAAGAAAGCCTTAACTGATGCTGACTTCTAAGGAAGGTAGATGTAATCATAGGCTGCCATAATCTTGGGTTGGGCTCGAAATGTTGAGTAGTATGTGAGGATTTATGAGCTGGAGTTCTCAACAACACTTGAAGCACGAGCATGAGATGTTTGGAGGCTCTAAACAAGTTGACACCACTTTTTGCTTCTACTATCCTGTGTGAGGGAAGAGCGTCGTGTTTCCAGGTCCTGCCCAACCTTCCTGCCTAGGCCTAGTCTGGGACTGGCCTGACCCCTTTctcacaaaaatttgcttcccaggaACAGTCTTCCTTtagctttctcttttcatttgctttcttctttctttccctctctatttcctcttctttcctttattttccaaccctttctttttcttgtactGGGGGTCAGACTCACCTTCTAGGTAAATTCTAGGTAAATTCTCTACTACTGAATTATATCCTCAtcccttagaaaatattttaaataggaCTTTTCCAGAACCCTTTCCTCCAAATCATTACAAAAGAAGTGTATTATTCCTCTCCTCAGTACAGCAAGCTTTTTATTCACACCTGTTTGGAATGTTTCACATATAATATGCTGATGATgcttatttaaattataaaatgtttgtAAGCTCGGTACCAAATCTAAGTCCCTTCACGCTAGGAGATACCTTGCCTTTACCATTTAGCAATTTTTATTATCTAATCCCTTACACTAGACAGTCACACTTATATGTGCTCCATAAATATGAGCTATCAAGCGGATGCATGAGTGGGTAAATGTGTAGGTAAAATAGAAACTCACCATCAGACAATCTCTCTTTAATGTTTCAGAAATTGTATTATTAGCCAGGTagtaatggtgcacacctttagtcccagccctctggaggcagaagcagtgaatctctgagtctgaggtgaTCTTactcttcagagtgagttccagaacagtcagggctacacagagaaagcctgtctcaaaaaaaatttttgttattattttatgtgaatgggtattttgcctacatgtatgtttgcctgcatatgtgtgtgtgtaccacgaCCATGtctagtgcccatggaggctagaagagggcgtcaaatcacctggaactggaattacaggtggttgttatccactatgtgggttctgggaatagagcttaggtcctctagaagattagctagtgctcttaatcactgagacatCACTCCAGTCTCATTTTGGCTTTATAAGCAGAATCCTTAATGTTCTAGTTCTTCCTGAACTATTTTATATTCTCCACTTCAATATGATGTTTATTGTAGTACGTATACATGACCTTCCTATCCCACATACCTGAAGGTCTATGCAAGGACCATCTTTACTTTAAAAGTGCTTGGATACCTAAAACATATGTAAGAGATTTTTATACCCAGCCAAAGTACAAGTCCCCTATGAGCAAGAAACGATGTTCAGGACAGAGCTCACACTCCAGCCACTGGTGACTGGCTAGCTGATAAACTAAGTAGTAATTGTGCATCTCAGCAACTAAAAGTTGCTGCTCAGCGAATGAGTTAGTGGGTAAGTGAAATGGGGCTGAATGAATAAACAAGAAATGAGCTCACAAAATAGCTGCCTAACTAGCACTGACCAACTAGCAGGATGATAGTGTTATTGGGAAACTGATCTTTTTGTAACTGCCTGGCTAGTGTTTAGATTTGTAGAGCAGATCCTAGTATGAGTTTAAGAAAGGAAATTCCACTGAAGACAAGTGAGTAagtgtatagaaaaaaaaaagaggtcctATTTATAGGAATTCCTATTTATAGGAATATAGAAGTATATCATAGGACTTCAGCAAttatttctgatctttttttcccTTGGGAATTTGATTGTAATTTACATTACTGATATTAAATAATCCAGTGACATTTATATCATAAAGATAACTTTATTCCTGGCCCCTGTGATGGGAATAGGGTCCAGTAGAATGTATTTTGAATTGGGGAGCTTGTCTCGGCTCAACTCCAAACACTGCACAGGCAAGTACCCTGATGGAATCTATATTCAAGGAGCAGGTGGGAGTCTCTGGACAGAAAGTCAACAAAAATAAGCATGAGATATCAGGGGCACTGTGGCTAAACCAACCTAGCAGGATTCCTGCTGAAGATAAGCTATGGTGGTAAGACTACACCTGGGAGTTGGTGAAGGATAAGGAAACTGAATTAATGTCAAGAGTGATCAGATATCAGGTTTTTGGAGAACTAAAGGTAAAACATAGAAAAGAATGTTCTAATAATGAGCACTGAGGCTGGCAAGTTGACccagcaggtaaagacacttgccaccaagcctaataaCCTGATTCTGATCACCAGGAGCcatatgatggaaggagagaattgactcctgaaAGTTTTCCTTTGACTTCCACACAGTGGGCCTGAATTCAcaaacacatcatacacacaaagtaataaCAAATGAATCaatggaaatataaaagaaaaattaaagaacttaaaaaacttAAAGAACTGTATCACATGATCTGGACAATTATTTCTTAAtctcatatatttattataaatatattattaattattaattattttagattgttaaagatttatttctagcTAAATTGATTTAGTAAGTTTCTTtaataaaactgtattttaaaactgGATTCTAAAATTGACCTGCCTAAAACGTAGTCTGCCGAGCTCTCAGGTGTAATGTCAGCTAAAATCCAGCCAGAGACAGCCATCCTGAAGGAAGCTTGCTTTCTAGAAAAGGTTGCTTATGTCTATAGCTCTGCCCATGGGGAGCCTGAGAGTTTTCTGGGGCCTGGAAATGGAGGCTGGGACTCAGGCTGTCCTCTTCATCAAAGCAAGGGATCTCCATAACGGTGGCtgagaaaagaagcaaaccaaatAGACTGATTTACAGATACTGACAGCTGCACTAGTATCCCTTGTTAATGTCCTGCTTTCCAACCAGAGCTCAAGGACATAGCTGCAGAAGGTAGAAAGCAGAATCAGCTTTAGATAGCTCCCTGCAAGGACCAAGACACTGAATTCGTgttcagggctcccagggctctgAATAGCTGTCGCCCTGAACTGTGATCACCTGAGCATTGGCTCAGCAGGTGTCTAAACACCAGCTCCACAGCCATCCCACACCGCTCCTCCTGAGATGGATGGGAAGAGGAGACACAGACAACACCTTGTATAAATAGCAGGGTTGGTGGCTACAGTGCCTGACATGGTTTTAAAAGGCTGCCACACTTTGGCACACTCTGAGAAGACACCATCCTCCTCTCTTAACCAATCATCCCCTCTTCTTTCTGTGCAAATTTTTGGCCATCCCAACCACACAACACAATGAACAATATATAGTATATTTTTTGAGTAAtgtgctttctctctccttctgacAAGCCCGTCTCTGCCTAGCTTGCCCACTTCTATGTGACCAATCCTCTCTGTACTTCAGACACTGGCCTGTTTCTCCCTTGAATGTGTCACATCCTACAAGAAACTCCTGTCCTACTTCCCTGTGTGCTGCTTTTTCAAACActgcctccctttctcttcctacaGCAACTCTGAGCTGCATGAGGCAAGAAAATTCTCCACTTTGACAATATGTGCTGTGGTACCTGGCCCATGAGAGATACCAGAGGGCCTACAGCAGCCATTGTCCCCTATGACGAAGAGATTACATCTATGTGCACTCTGCAGGATACAGCAGGCCCAAATGGTTTAGGCACTCCCAGTCTCTTTATGGGCCATTTTGTTCCTCTGTGTTGGTACATAAAATGTAAATTTGGAGCTATGGTTCACCATGTTCTTTCCTCTTTGCCACGAGGACTGGCCACACTCCAGGTGGAGGATTAATTTATTTGTGTGGACCTCTAAGCAGAATTCACGTGCAGCAGAGCTGCAGGTGGTCCTCTGAAGATGATAAGGACAAGTGAGACATAAAACTGTATTTAAGTTACCGGGATCTGTACTTCATTAGTTAATTGGAGCACAGTACAGCCTTAAGAGCATACTGGGCTCTTTGAGAACTAATCTCTTTCTCTCACGAAGTTCTTTCTCTTAGTTATACTTGATCAAATCAAGCCATAACAAGGTCCGGTGTATATACAGCAGCCAATGACTCCATATGCACACTTACCCACATGTGTGTCCATGAATTTGCCTATGTGTGTTTGACCACCCATGAAAAAGTGAGGCATataagagaggggaaagggaggattGTGGGAAAGCCACCCTGAGCTAACACACTTCAGGGCAAGGACCAACCATCTGTTTGTGGGGAATTTAtaattttcttcaaagactttctGTTTGTGGTTGGGAAGCTAAATAATCTACCTCTTTTTCAACTCTGCCCACAGTCCTTGTACTAAAACCTTTTCGCCCTCTAGGTGGTTAGGGCAGAGTGCCACCTCCTGGGTGTATTGCGTTAGTACACCCTTTCCTTACCTGTTTTTCAGGGAGCTGTGACTCACCCATAAGCTGGGAGCCTCTTGGCTGAACTTTAGTGATCCCTACATATCACTTTATAGGAAGAGAAAATTGGGGCCAGAGTGCTTTCAACTGTTCCTGGTCTCATTCCCATAGCCTGCTAGGATGGAACACACTTCCACTAGGGATGGGATCAGTGACTTCTCTGTTAAAGTCAGAGACTTTCTAAGGACCCTTTGCTAGTTGTAGATGGCAGTGGGCTTGGCTGATAGAAAGATTGAGCCAGCCTGTGGACATGGAATGGGAAGGTTGGAGTTCAAGACCATCAGGT
Coding sequences within it:
- the Sprr4 gene encoding small proline-rich protein 4, which produces MPSQQQQQCAPQAQQQQVKQPCQPPPTQCQEACVPKTKDPCTPQAKKQCPEKSTASPAQHKCPSAQQVTKCKQK